A genomic segment from Peribacillus sp. ACCC06369 encodes:
- the mtnK gene encoding S-methyl-5-thioribose kinase — protein MTQNHSNFKRLTNETAITLAKKLGLVNADASLNCKEIGDGNLNYVFHITDTVTNKGIIIKQAVPYAKVLGESWPLTLKRASIEANALIHFRSYCPEFVPQVYYSDEQLAITVMEDLSHLKIVRKGLIDGDQYPLLSQHIGEYVAKTAFYTSDYHLEPSAKKEVARHFTNPELCKITEVFIFTDPFFEELPGDFELELTDAAKNIWNDQEVILEVAKLKQSFETEQEALLHGDLHTGSIFASETETKVIDPEFAFYGPVGFDLGQYTANLLFQAITRNGAGKEEIFSHLHEFWNAFEETYTELWEGQNKSPFRHVKGYLPYLLTKFKKDAFGFAGCELIRRTIGLSHVADLNVIENKDTRIAAKTATLEIGAFLIKKREELDVPAVIEALKQRTLPSYSTL, from the coding sequence ATGACTCAAAACCATTCAAATTTTAAGAGATTGACAAACGAAACTGCTATAACCCTTGCAAAAAAACTTGGGTTGGTCAATGCGGATGCAAGTTTAAACTGTAAAGAAATCGGCGATGGAAATTTAAATTATGTTTTTCATATTACAGACACAGTCACAAACAAAGGAATAATAATCAAACAAGCTGTCCCTTATGCCAAGGTACTTGGTGAAAGCTGGCCACTGACATTGAAAAGGGCATCCATTGAAGCGAATGCACTGATTCATTTCAGAAGCTATTGCCCCGAATTCGTACCGCAAGTCTATTATTCGGATGAACAGCTTGCCATCACAGTCATGGAAGATTTATCGCACTTGAAAATCGTTAGAAAAGGCTTGATCGATGGCGATCAATATCCATTGCTTTCACAGCATATTGGTGAATATGTAGCGAAGACGGCATTTTATACATCAGATTATCATTTAGAACCATCCGCGAAAAAGGAAGTGGCCCGACATTTCACGAATCCGGAACTCTGCAAAATCACTGAGGTCTTTATTTTCACGGATCCATTTTTTGAGGAACTTCCGGGAGATTTCGAGCTGGAATTGACTGATGCCGCCAAAAATATTTGGAATGATCAAGAAGTGATACTTGAGGTCGCTAAGCTGAAACAAAGCTTTGAAACCGAGCAGGAAGCCTTGCTTCATGGAGATTTACATACTGGAAGTATTTTTGCAAGTGAAACTGAAACAAAGGTTATTGATCCGGAATTCGCTTTTTATGGGCCCGTTGGTTTTGACCTTGGTCAATACACCGCCAACCTTCTCTTTCAGGCAATTACACGAAATGGCGCTGGAAAGGAAGAGATTTTCTCACACCTTCATGAATTTTGGAATGCCTTTGAAGAAACTTATACCGAATTATGGGAAGGCCAAAATAAAAGCCCATTCCGCCATGTGAAAGGTTATCTGCCTTATTTACTGACAAAATTCAAAAAAGATGCATTCGGTTTTGCCGGCTGTGAACTGATTCGACGAACCATTGGCCTTTCCCATGTTGCCGATTTAAACGTCATTGAAAATAAAGATACAAGGATCGCTGCCAAAACGGCAACATTGGAAATTGGTGCATTTTTAATTAAAAAACGGGAAGAATTGGATGTTCCAGCTGTCATTGAAGCGTTGAAGCAACGTACACTGCCATCTTATTCAACCCTTTAA
- the mtnA gene encoding S-methyl-5-thioribose-1-phosphate isomerase codes for MTTLAPLPYSVQWDDTHITLLNQQALPSITEFIELHSVDDVYDSILTLKVRGAPAIGLTAAFGVALGAKQETTAELGEFKKNVTRHIEKLASSRPTAVNLFWALRRMENTLKTAQSISAAKEALVSEAQAIFADDEEMCRKIGEHGLSLFAKGDSILTHCNAGGIATARYGTALAPFHLAKERDFPLKVYACETRPVLQGARLTAWELMRAGVDVTLISDNMAAHTIHQKRINGIIVGADRIAANGDTANKIGTLGLAILAKHFGIPFYVAAPSSTFDLSIQSGTSIPIEERHEAEITFIQGVRIAPENVKTFNPAFDVTPNHLITGIITENGIITPDFIKNIPDFVK; via the coding sequence ATGACTACACTAGCACCCTTACCATATTCGGTACAATGGGATGATACCCATATTACATTATTAAATCAACAAGCCCTTCCTTCCATAACAGAATTTATTGAACTTCATTCTGTTGATGATGTATATGACAGCATATTGACATTAAAAGTTCGTGGTGCCCCAGCAATTGGACTGACGGCTGCATTTGGTGTTGCACTTGGTGCCAAACAGGAAACAACCGCTGAATTAGGGGAATTCAAGAAAAATGTAACGAGGCATATTGAAAAACTTGCTTCTTCACGGCCAACTGCAGTCAACCTTTTTTGGGCGTTAAGGAGGATGGAGAATACGTTGAAAACAGCGCAAAGCATTTCAGCTGCCAAGGAAGCACTTGTATCGGAGGCCCAAGCCATCTTTGCTGATGATGAAGAAATGTGCAGGAAAATCGGAGAACATGGTTTATCCTTATTCGCTAAAGGAGATTCCATCCTAACGCATTGCAACGCTGGAGGGATTGCCACAGCCCGTTATGGAACAGCACTGGCTCCCTTCCACCTGGCTAAAGAAAGGGACTTTCCGCTAAAAGTGTACGCTTGTGAAACCAGGCCTGTCCTGCAAGGGGCGCGTTTGACGGCTTGGGAATTGATGCGAGCGGGGGTTGACGTCACCTTAATTTCTGATAATATGGCCGCCCATACGATTCACCAGAAACGAATAAATGGAATTATAGTCGGGGCCGACAGGATTGCGGCTAATGGAGATACAGCCAATAAAATCGGGACATTGGGATTAGCCATATTAGCCAAGCACTTTGGTATCCCTTTTTATGTGGCGGCTCCATCAAGCACCTTCGACCTCTCTATCCAATCCGGCACATCCATCCCGATCGAAGAACGGCATGAAGCGGAAATCACTTTTATTCAAGGTGTAAGGATTGCCCCGGAAAACGTGAAGACTTTCAATCCAGCCTTTGATGTTACACCGAATCATCTAATTACAGGCATCATTACAGAAAACGGCATCATAACACCGGATTTCATCAAAAACATTCCTGATTTCGTTAAATGA
- a CDS encoding LCP family protein has protein sequence MKEKVLFIYLLILILAGCTYAPLPKQNGNAGTEKKLTEEENEESVKTFLFIGVDTRGEEKSRSDAIILAKYFPEQEKLKLASIMRDSYVKIPGYKPGYNKINAAYYYGGRELLKKTIQENFDVKVDHVAVIDFQGFVKMVDLLAPEGVAVDVDQEIIDDMSIQASTGKNVLHGEEILKYVRFRHDDESDFGRVERQQEVMVQLKTAFINQISTFEGMAALPSIIEQGLSYLDTDIGLKTIMEMGPKAVFHTPETVETLRIPVEGSFRDEIYPQSGAVLEMDYTKNKKALQEFFSK, from the coding sequence ATGAAAGAAAAGGTACTGTTCATATATCTATTGATCTTGATTCTGGCAGGCTGCACCTATGCCCCTTTACCCAAACAAAATGGAAATGCAGGTACGGAAAAAAAACTAACCGAAGAAGAGAACGAGGAAAGCGTGAAAACATTTCTGTTTATTGGTGTTGATACCAGGGGAGAGGAAAAATCTCGATCAGATGCGATTATACTGGCAAAATACTTTCCTGAGCAGGAGAAACTGAAGCTGGCTTCAATCATGCGTGATAGTTATGTAAAAATCCCTGGGTATAAACCAGGATATAACAAAATAAATGCCGCTTATTATTATGGCGGAAGGGAACTGCTCAAGAAAACGATACAGGAAAACTTTGATGTCAAGGTCGATCATGTGGCAGTAATTGACTTTCAGGGATTTGTGAAGATGGTCGACTTGCTTGCCCCTGAAGGAGTAGCGGTGGATGTGGATCAAGAAATTATTGATGATATGAGCATTCAAGCAAGCACTGGCAAAAATGTTTTACATGGTGAGGAAATATTGAAATATGTCCGTTTTAGACATGATGATGAAAGTGATTTTGGAAGGGTTGAACGTCAACAAGAAGTAATGGTTCAATTAAAAACAGCGTTTATAAATCAAATCTCAACCTTCGAAGGGATGGCAGCGCTTCCTAGTATAATAGAACAAGGGCTCTCGTATTTGGATACAGATATTGGGCTGAAAACGATAATGGAAATGGGTCCAAAAGCCGTCTTCCATACACCGGAAACCGTTGAAACCTTAAGGATTCCAGTGGAAGGAAGTTTTAGAGATGAAATATATCCCCAGTCTGGAGCCGTTTTGGAAATGGACTACACTAAAAATAAGAAAGCACTTCAGGAGTTCTTTTCAAAATAA
- a CDS encoding S41 family peptidase, producing MKNESGEASVEEENQQQPKEAGKFIKIKKFTFIMGIFLVIFLTAGITTIALTFGNEKVESIAPDKHSEFEKLYSTYDTIKDNYYEEIDQDKLVDGAINGMIKSLDDPYSAYMDKKEASSFHESISSSFEGIGAEIQEQDGKIMVVSPIKGSPAEKAGVKPNDIILSVDSKSVEGLSSSEAVLKIRGEKGTKVNLSISRAGESEPIELTIKRDTIPIETVYAEMLDDGVAKIQVTSFSEHTVQELKTALEEMSKKDMKGLVLDLRGNPGGLLDQAIEMASLFIPNGEVVLQVEERSGKKDVYKSKNDGELKIPVVVLIDDGSASASEIVAAAVSESADIPLIGVKSFGKGTVQTAQDFEDGSNFKYTAAKWLTPEGNWIHKKGIKPDINVKLPDYANLPYISPDKELKASDSSSEVKAAEEMLKEAGHDPGKIDGFFDEATKNAVTAFQREQKIKETGTIKDDTTVKLMQVIREKILKNDTQVKKAVEVLKKEIK from the coding sequence ATGAAGAATGAAAGTGGTGAGGCTTCAGTGGAAGAAGAAAATCAACAACAGCCAAAAGAGGCAGGGAAATTCATTAAAATAAAGAAGTTTACGTTCATTATGGGGATTTTCCTAGTCATATTTCTAACTGCAGGGATTACTACAATAGCCTTGACCTTTGGAAATGAAAAAGTAGAGTCAATAGCACCGGATAAACATTCGGAATTTGAAAAGCTGTATTCTACATACGATACGATAAAAGATAACTATTATGAAGAGATTGATCAAGACAAGCTGGTTGACGGGGCAATTAATGGAATGATCAAATCATTGGATGACCCCTACTCTGCCTATATGGATAAGAAGGAAGCATCGAGTTTCCATGAGAGCATCTCTTCATCTTTTGAAGGAATCGGTGCTGAAATTCAGGAACAGGATGGAAAAATCATGGTCGTCTCACCGATAAAAGGGTCACCAGCCGAAAAAGCGGGTGTAAAACCGAATGACATCATTTTAAGTGTCGACAGTAAAAGCGTTGAAGGACTGAGCTCTTCTGAAGCTGTCCTGAAAATCAGGGGCGAAAAGGGAACGAAAGTGAATTTATCCATCTCAAGAGCTGGTGAATCGGAACCGATTGAACTCACCATTAAACGTGACACAATTCCGATTGAAACAGTCTATGCGGAAATGCTTGATGATGGAGTTGCAAAAATCCAAGTGACCAGTTTTTCCGAACATACAGTTCAAGAGCTGAAAACGGCGCTTGAAGAAATGTCGAAGAAGGATATGAAGGGTCTGGTATTGGATTTGCGTGGAAACCCAGGGGGACTGCTTGACCAAGCAATAGAAATGGCAAGCCTGTTCATACCTAATGGGGAAGTGGTCCTTCAAGTTGAGGAACGAAGCGGGAAAAAAGATGTCTATAAATCGAAGAATGATGGAGAGCTGAAGATCCCGGTAGTCGTGTTGATTGATGATGGAAGTGCCAGCGCTTCTGAAATTGTTGCAGCGGCTGTCAGTGAATCAGCAGACATTCCTTTGATTGGTGTCAAATCATTTGGCAAAGGGACCGTTCAGACTGCCCAAGACTTTGAAGACGGATCCAACTTCAAATACACGGCAGCTAAATGGTTGACGCCTGAAGGCAATTGGATTCATAAAAAAGGGATCAAGCCTGATATTAATGTGAAGCTTCCTGATTATGCCAACCTTCCGTACATTTCGCCTGATAAGGAATTGAAAGCATCGGATTCTTCAAGTGAAGTGAAAGCTGCTGAAGAGATGTTGAAGGAAGCAGGACATGATCCAGGGAAGATAGATGGATTCTTTGATGAAGCAACAAAAAATGCGGTAACAGCATTCCAAAGGGAACAAAAAATTAAAGAAACCGGCACTATAAAAGACGATACTACCGTTAAATTGATGCAGGTCATCCGGGAGAAAATCCTTAAAAACGACACTCAAGTTAAAAAAGCAGTAGAAGTATTAAAGAAAGAAATCAAATAA
- the deoD gene encoding purine-nucleoside phosphorylase, with product MSVHIGAKENEIAETVLLPGDPLRAKYIAETFLEDAKLYNEVRNMFGYTGTYKGKRISVQGTGMGVPSISIYVNELMNSYNVQKLIRVGTAGAIQKDVKVRDVILAMSASTDSQMNRMTFGGVDFAPTADFELLRKAYDAGTAKGLQLKVGNVFTADQFYNDNSELEKWAKYQILAIEMESAALYTLAAKFGRQALSVLTISDHILTGEETTSDERQSTFNEMVEVALEAAIQD from the coding sequence ATGAGCGTACATATTGGTGCAAAAGAAAATGAAATTGCAGAAACGGTCTTACTACCTGGAGACCCATTGCGTGCAAAATATATTGCTGAAACATTTTTAGAGGATGCAAAACTTTACAATGAAGTTCGGAATATGTTTGGATACACAGGGACATATAAAGGGAAAAGAATTTCCGTCCAAGGCACAGGCATGGGTGTTCCATCCATTTCCATCTACGTAAATGAATTGATGAATAGCTATAATGTTCAGAAGCTGATTCGCGTTGGAACTGCAGGAGCCATCCAAAAAGACGTAAAGGTCAGGGATGTAATCCTTGCAATGAGTGCTTCCACCGACTCGCAAATGAACCGCATGACTTTCGGCGGGGTGGACTTTGCTCCAACCGCGGATTTCGAATTACTAAGAAAAGCTTATGACGCGGGCACGGCTAAGGGCTTGCAATTGAAGGTCGGGAATGTATTTACGGCCGATCAGTTTTATAACGATAATAGTGAATTGGAAAAATGGGCAAAATACCAAATCCTTGCGATAGAAATGGAATCAGCGGCCCTATACACGCTTGCTGCTAAATTTGGACGCCAAGCTTTATCAGTATTAACCATTTCCGATCACATTTTAACCGGTGAGGAAACGACGTCGGATGAGCGCCAGTCAACTTTTAACGAAATGGTTGAAGTGGCATTGGAAGCAGCTATCCAAGACTGA
- a CDS encoding YozD family protein has product MREIEVFIDTEEIAEFFFQELIRRGYLPTEAEVEDLADITFEYLLEKCIIDEEVDE; this is encoded by the coding sequence TTGCGAGAAATTGAGGTTTTTATTGATACAGAAGAGATAGCGGAATTCTTTTTTCAAGAATTGATAAGACGGGGCTATCTTCCAACAGAAGCTGAAGTTGAAGATCTTGCTGACATCACATTCGAATATCTTCTTGAAAAATGCATAATTGATGAAGAAGTCGATGAGTAA
- a CDS encoding ATP-binding protein, translating into MLKSLQTRILLYSLLIASVPVLILGIISYGSQRSLLEKEAKNALNAGSLNIVNETYSYLNERISDVKLMSANSVIINPGSSKEEKSVELKKFIDAKGSYYGVLHLNMEGKVIADTSNKMIGDNLAKRIWFKEAMEGHEFLSDVYKTRAYSEPIISLSAPVYDNTGKIIGVVSPAFRLEGLWEMMEKKANDISDKYPVNFFILNQEGIMISKKDPHGIMQDSALEEIGLTKEKLMEASLSDELYSAENGEKIYSIQPIHTIAETENTWFVVVGADKNQVFQPLNDLLSRYLTIYSIVFVSIILAVYLLTKTLVRPVQDLVEATEDFIEGKEFVFSNKRSFEEMEKLNLAFLRMMETIEDREKEIVRTEKLKYVGQLAAGVAHEIRNPLTTIKGFFQLLKSQDHDKTLIEKYSDVMLHEVDRVNVFVTQLLDLAKPHQLEWEKMDLKDFLDEMIDTYTSSNPSSHVRIMNGVTQSVIVFSDRNRLRQVLLNVLNNSCEAIEARGQIELDLTAVSQYVKLMIRDDGKGISPENLKNIGMPFYTTKQDGNGLGVATCIQIMEELKGKFQIESVHDEGTKVTLIIPTANRLIK; encoded by the coding sequence ATGCTTAAAAGCCTTCAAACCCGAATTTTGCTTTATTCTTTACTTATAGCAAGTGTTCCTGTTCTGATATTGGGGATCATATCCTATGGATCACAGCGCTCCCTGCTGGAAAAGGAAGCTAAAAATGCCTTGAATGCAGGTTCACTGAATATTGTAAATGAAACATATAGCTATTTGAACGAACGCATCAGTGATGTGAAGTTAATGAGTGCAAATTCGGTAATCATAAATCCCGGCTCTTCAAAGGAAGAGAAGTCAGTTGAACTAAAAAAGTTTATCGATGCAAAAGGAAGTTATTACGGTGTTTTGCATTTGAATATGGAAGGAAAGGTCATTGCGGATACCTCCAATAAAATGATCGGGGATAACCTCGCAAAGAGAATATGGTTTAAAGAGGCCATGGAAGGTCATGAATTCCTTTCTGACGTATACAAAACCCGAGCTTACTCAGAACCCATAATATCTCTAAGTGCGCCGGTATATGATAATACAGGAAAAATAATCGGTGTCGTATCTCCAGCTTTCAGATTGGAAGGGCTCTGGGAGATGATGGAGAAAAAGGCTAATGACATTAGTGATAAATATCCAGTGAACTTTTTCATTCTTAATCAAGAAGGTATCATGATTTCGAAAAAAGACCCACATGGCATCATGCAGGATTCAGCCTTGGAGGAAATTGGATTAACGAAAGAAAAGCTGATGGAGGCTTCGTTATCGGATGAATTGTACAGTGCAGAGAATGGGGAAAAAATATATTCTATCCAGCCTATCCATACGATAGCGGAAACGGAGAATACGTGGTTTGTTGTTGTGGGTGCAGATAAGAATCAGGTGTTTCAGCCTTTGAATGACCTTTTATCACGGTATCTGACCATCTACAGCATCGTATTTGTTTCTATCATTCTGGCTGTCTATTTACTTACAAAGACTCTTGTGCGGCCAGTTCAAGATCTTGTCGAAGCAACGGAGGATTTCATTGAAGGAAAGGAATTCGTCTTTTCCAATAAAAGAAGCTTCGAGGAAATGGAAAAATTGAATCTTGCCTTTCTAAGAATGATGGAAACGATAGAAGATCGTGAGAAGGAAATCGTCCGTACGGAAAAATTGAAATATGTTGGCCAGCTTGCAGCCGGGGTCGCGCATGAAATCAGGAACCCGCTGACGACAATAAAGGGCTTTTTCCAACTATTGAAGAGTCAGGATCATGATAAAACACTAATAGAAAAATATAGTGATGTCATGCTTCATGAAGTGGATCGGGTGAATGTATTCGTGACTCAACTTCTTGATTTGGCAAAACCCCATCAACTGGAATGGGAGAAAATGGATTTAAAGGATTTCCTTGATGAAATGATAGATACATATACTTCTTCAAATCCGAGTTCTCACGTAAGAATAATGAATGGAGTGACACAATCCGTCATTGTTTTTTCAGACAGGAACCGGTTAAGGCAGGTTCTCTTGAATGTCCTGAATAATTCTTGTGAAGCCATCGAAGCAAGAGGGCAGATTGAACTGGATCTGACTGCCGTTTCCCAATATGTAAAATTGATGATCAGAGATGATGGAAAAGGCATCAGTCCCGAGAATTTAAAAAATATCGGCATGCCCTTTTATACCACTAAACAAGATGGAAACGGCCTAGGTGTAGCGACCTGCATTCAGATAATGGAGGAATTAAAAGGAAAATTTCAAATTGAGAGTGTACATGACGAAGGAACGAAAGTGACGCTCATTATCCCTACTGCGAACCGTCTCATTAAATGA
- a CDS encoding YozE family protein: MRPFYLYLMKFRQPKEIDAITKFANHAYQDHGFPKQSTDYNELSSYLELNADYLESMSVFDQAWEQYVQIEEGLLLGDQE, translated from the coding sequence ATGAGACCATTTTATTTATATTTAATGAAATTTCGACAACCAAAGGAAATTGATGCAATCACTAAATTTGCGAATCATGCCTATCAGGATCATGGCTTCCCAAAACAATCGACTGATTATAATGAACTGAGCAGTTATTTGGAATTGAATGCAGATTATCTCGAAAGTATGTCAGTATTCGATCAAGCGTGGGAACAATATGTCCAAATAGAAGAAGGACTCCTATTGGGAGATCAGGAATAG
- a CDS encoding YokU family protein: METCPWCEKGKLTSVKGTVYWELPDGTRAVEITETPSSHCENCDALFQSDEIVKGIENQLFLIDSKQLEKQTKYSELMNMKKLLKRNYFDF; encoded by the coding sequence ATGGAGACGTGTCCATGGTGTGAGAAAGGGAAGCTTACATCGGTAAAGGGGACGGTGTATTGGGAACTGCCGGATGGTACGAGGGCGGTGGAAATTACGGAAACCCCTTCATCTCATTGTGAGAATTGCGATGCTCTTTTTCAAAGTGATGAAATAGTTAAGGGAATTGAAAATCAACTATTTTTAATTGATTCGAAACAGCTTGAAAAACAAACGAAGTACAGTGAGCTAATGAACATGAAAAAGCTGTTGAAACGCAACTACTTTGACTTTTAG
- the ablA gene encoding lysine 2,3-aminomutase, with amino-acid sequence MLFDLYKPDRNWKDIELWKDVTKEQWNNWLWQLTNTIRTVDDLKKVVNLTPDEEEGVRISTKTIPLNITPYYASLMNQDDPRCPIRMQSVPISEEMHKTKYDMEDPLHEDEDSPVPGLTHRYPDRVLFLVTNQCSMYCRYCTRRRFSGQIGMGVPKKQLDAAIGYIRDTPAVRDVLISGGDGLLINDTILEYILKNLREIPHVEIIRIGTRAPVVFPQRITENLCTILKKYHPVWLNTHFNTSIEITEESKKACEMLADAGVPVGNQAVILAGINDSVAIMKKLMHDLVKIRVRPYYIYQCDLSEGIGHFRAPISKGIEIIEGLRGHTSGYAVPTFVVDAPGGGGKITLQPNYILSQSPTKTVLRNFEGVITTYPEPEHYTPGLADDYFKGVYPDMEEKRSDIGVSGLMNDKQFNLVPEGLKRMNRRENYVTNPEHATLKNQREKRDLLKEKKYQAQQKKSTPKGDE; translated from the coding sequence ATGTTATTTGACTTATATAAGCCAGATCGCAATTGGAAAGATATAGAGCTATGGAAAGATGTAACCAAAGAACAATGGAACAACTGGCTGTGGCAGCTTACGAATACGATCCGAACCGTTGATGATTTGAAAAAAGTGGTAAACCTGACTCCGGATGAAGAGGAAGGCGTAAGGATCTCCACTAAAACCATCCCTTTGAATATCACCCCATACTATGCTTCGCTAATGAATCAAGATGACCCAAGGTGTCCAATCAGAATGCAATCGGTCCCCATCTCGGAAGAAATGCATAAAACCAAATATGACATGGAAGACCCCCTTCATGAGGATGAGGACTCCCCTGTACCGGGTCTGACCCATAGATATCCGGATCGCGTCCTTTTTTTGGTGACGAATCAGTGCTCGATGTACTGCCGTTATTGTACGAGAAGACGCTTTTCAGGGCAAATTGGCATGGGCGTGCCAAAAAAACAATTGGACGCTGCCATCGGTTATATACGTGACACACCGGCGGTTAGGGACGTCCTTATTTCAGGCGGGGACGGATTATTGATTAATGACACGATCCTTGAATATATCCTCAAAAACTTAAGGGAAATCCCTCACGTTGAAATAATCAGGATAGGTACGCGGGCTCCGGTTGTTTTTCCTCAAAGAATCACTGAAAATTTATGTACCATCTTAAAAAAATATCATCCGGTTTGGCTCAATACTCATTTCAATACCTCGATAGAAATCACCGAAGAGTCAAAGAAAGCTTGTGAGATGCTTGCCGATGCAGGTGTACCTGTGGGCAACCAGGCAGTTATTTTAGCGGGGATAAATGACAGTGTCGCAATCATGAAAAAGCTAATGCATGACCTTGTTAAGATTCGTGTGCGACCTTACTATATTTATCAGTGTGATTTGTCAGAAGGCATCGGTCATTTCAGGGCTCCCATATCAAAAGGGATTGAAATCATCGAGGGACTCAGAGGCCATACATCCGGGTATGCTGTTCCTACCTTCGTCGTCGATGCTCCAGGTGGGGGAGGGAAAATAACACTGCAACCGAATTATATCCTTTCACAATCCCCAACAAAAACGGTGCTGCGCAATTTTGAAGGAGTCATAACCACATATCCTGAACCTGAGCATTATACACCTGGCCTTGCAGATGATTATTTCAAAGGGGTATATCCCGATATGGAAGAAAAAAGGTCAGATATAGGTGTATCCGGTTTGATGAACGATAAGCAATTCAATTTAGTGCCTGAAGGGCTGAAGCGAATGAATCGACGGGAAAATTACGTGACAAACCCAGAGCATGCTACATTGAAAAACCAACGTGAAAAAAGAGATTTGTTGAAAGAAAAGAAATACCAGGCACAGCAAAAAAAGAGCACTCCAAAGGGAGATGAATAG